Below is a genomic region from Salmo salar chromosome ssa11, Ssal_v3.1, whole genome shotgun sequence.
GAGTAGATTCCccctccatctatcctctctTCAGGTAGTAGATTCCCACTCCATCTATCCTCTCTTCAGGTAGTAGATTCCccctccatctatcctctctTCAGGTACTAGATGTCCACTCCATCTATCCTCTCTTCAGGGAGTAGATTCCCCCTCCATCTATCCTCTCATCAGGGAGTAGATTCCCCCTCCATCGATCCTCTCTTCAGGGAGTAGATTCCCCCTCCATCTATCCTCTCATCAGGGAGTAGATTCCTCCTCCATCTATCCTCTCTTCAGATGGTAGATTCCCCCTCCATCTATTTTCTCTTCAGCGAGAAGATTCCCCCTCCATCTATCCTATTTTCAGTTAGCAGATTACccctccatctatcctctctTCAGGTAGTAGATTCCCCCTCCATCTATCCTCTCATCAGGGAGTAGATTCCCCCTCCATCTATCCTCTCATCAGGGAGTAGATTCCCCCTCCATCTTTCCTCTCTTCAGATAGTAGATTCCCCATCCATCTTTCCTCTCTTCAGACAGTAGATTTCccctccatctatcctctctTCAGATAGTAGATTCCCCCTCCATCTTTCCTCTCTTCAGATAGTAGATTCCCCATCCATCTTTCCTCTCTTCAGATAGTAGATTTCccctccatctatcctctctTCAGGGAATAGATTCCGCCTCCATCTATCCTCTCTTCAGGGAATAGATTCCGccctccatctatcctctctTCAGGGAATAGATTCCccctccatctatcctctctTCAGTGAGTAGTTTCCCCCTCCATCTATCCTCTATTCAGGTAGTAGATTCCATCTCCATCTTTCATCTCTTGAGGGAATAGTTTCCCCCTCCATCTATCCTTTCTTCAGGTAGCAGATTGCccctccatctatcctctctTCAGGTAGTAGATTTCCACTCCATCTATCCTCTCTTCAGGGAGTAGattccctctccatctatcctctcttCAGATAGTAGATTTCTACTCCATCTATCCTCTCTTCAGGTACTAGATTTCCACTCCATCTATCCTCTCTTCAGGGAGTAGATTCCCCCTCCGTCTATCCTCTCTTCAGATTGTAGATTCCCCCTCCATCAATCCTCTCTTCAGGTAGTAGATTCCCCCTCCATCAATCCTCTCTTCAGATAGTGGATTCCccctccatctatcctctctTCCGGTAGTAGATTCCACCTCCATCAATCCTCTCTTCAGATAGTATATTCCCCTCCGTCTATCCACTCTTCACGGAATAGATTTCTCCTCCATCTATCCTTCTTCAGACAGTAGGTTCCCCCTCCATTTATCCTCTCATCAGGAGGTGCGGTGCCCTACTAGACTCTGACTCCCTCTGGAATCTTCTCTCTGGGGTTGATGACATCAGACTAATCTTCTTGAGCCTCCATGGCTCTACTGTTTACTTCAGAATAAACAGTGCTTAGTTTCATGTGATTCTGTTAGCACACACCGGGTTTGTGTTAACACTAGTGTGAATTTGATTACATTACTCAGGAAGAGTTGTATCACTTTTAATCCTTCCTTAgacactgaaaacacacacatacacactcaaatacacctctctctctctctctctctctctctctctctctctgtctgtctctctcaagctctctctcactctctcttgtatatatgcacacacacacgcacgcgcacgcacgcacgcacgcacgcacgcacgcacgcacgcacgcacgcacgcacacacacacacacacacacacacacacacacacacacacacacacacacacacacaaactgttctGTAGTTCCTGTACTGTAATTTTAATTGACAGTGATGGTACATGGTTTAATAATACACCTATTAAAAAGCGTGAGCTGTACCATGTTTCAACTTGTATTAGCCAATGTCAGAATCCATTGCCACATCATtgagacacagacaggacctCAGGATGAGTGCTGCAAATAGGACATCCCTGTTCCTCTCTATCAACCATAACCAGGCAGGATATTCCTCCAAGATTTGCTTTATgttctcccctcctctacctctgccTCATGTTAGCATGCTATGCCAGGTTTACAGTTGACTATCCCCTCACCCCAACATCCATGCTGCTCATCTTAACTGTGTCATTCTCCTCATCCCCTCAACACTCCACCTCTAACCTGTAACCTCTAACGTCTCACCTCTAACCTAtaacctctatcctcctctcattTGAAACCTCACTGTAGTTGTTTGTAAGTCGACCTGCTCTGTTCTACCTGTGTCCATGAATTACTTTACTTTGGTTGAAAACTGTCTGTAAAAGTAGAATGCATTGTGTGACTAGACTCTTTTTTATTAAGTGACTGTGGTATGAGCATGTCAATCCTTATTTAGAGCGTAAAGAAATAGTCTGTTCTTTAAGGACCTCCTTTCCCAAGAAATGTCCCGTGATACCGTAGTTTACTATTTCCTTATGAGACCTCACTGTACAAAATAGTCAAACTACATTCAGGTACATTTGTGTGAGGCTCTGAGAATTTCAATATTGCCGATTCCCGTCACTGTGGAAGATTCTTCATCACTAGATATCAACCAATATGGCTGAAATATTGCTATTTATACTAGCCATGGTGATTCATTTATAGTGTCAGAAAACTGAGTTGCAATGATAGGCTGATGCAAAATAGCCcatgctgttgctgctgctggtgAATGGAGGGAGTGGGTGAGAGTGAGGCAACCTCATATGGGAGGAGCTGTAAAAATGCAATACATTTTTATTACGTTATTTATCACAGGCCCACTACCTATTTCCCCCTGGCCTGCTCCCTCGTTCCCTCGttccctccactctcccctgGTTACGCtacatcctcccctcctcacaggaaCATTTTTATGGGAAAGCAAAGAGGTTAAAAATATGTTTTAGTAAATTTTTTGGTTAATCACAAAAAACAGAAGTAACAATACATGTGATaacaaaagtttaaaaaatatatttgttcaTTTATTTGTTTTATATTTGAGGGCATGGAATGCAGAGCATGTTTAAAGCCTGCAGGGGCCCCTTACCTGCGGTTCTGCTTGTGTGAGTGCCTCTGTATAAAATGGTCTAGCAGAATATACAGTGAGAGGATGAGCGGCCTCTGTGTAGCTGAGTGTTGATCTGATGGGCTTTCAGTCAGAAGGGACCCCTTGGATGAATGAGGCACTCCTACAATCAGAGTAGCAGATTTGGGACAGCTTTTCAGTGCCGATCTGTTTTGGGCGGACCTCCATTTTAGATCGACACTTCTATTACAGTGATCCGTACCAGTGACGTGTGTTACAGTAAACCAAGCCCAGCCATTCACAACGAGCAACACAATGCTGCAGTaattaaaataaatgtaatcaTCTACATTTCTAGTGAATGCTGTACAAATTCCCAGTTAATGCCAGTCATCTAAATTTAGAAATTTCTAGCACATTTCTAGTGAATGCTTTTCCCCCAGGCATCTTGTTTGATTAAGGATGTTGAAACAATAATGATTTCAGTAATAACTATGAATATTTACTAGCGTCAACTGGCTTTTGTTCAACAGCCATTATAATGAAGGGTTGGAGTTGAACTGTAATCTAGTTCATGTTCAGAGCCTTCAACACATCCATACAGTATGTCTACTTTGATACATGTAAAGAGAGTGAGCAGCATCTGCTGAGTGTAGGAGTGTAACAGCTGGGGTATCAGAGACATGGTGTAAAGGATGTAGGTGATGTCTAAACCTACTCCTTCAAGGGACTGATGTTGTACTTTTATTTTCATACttttctgtgcgtgtgtgtgtgtgtgtgtgtgtgtgtgtgtgtgtgtgtgtgtgtgtgtgtgtgtgtgtgtgtgtgtgtgtgtgtgtgtgtgtgtgtctgtccacagAAGCGGAAGAGCTCTACCAGAAAAGAGTCCTGACAATCACGGGGATCTGCGTGGCTCTGTTGGTGGTGggcattgtgtgtgtggtggCCTACTGCAAAACCAAGTAAGTCAGCCCAGGACAGTATAGTTCCAGCCAGGGCTAGTGTGTTAGATAGACCCTAGCATAGAGTGTTGACTCAGCTCAAGTGCTGTGAGAGTGACTGGTGTATTCTCCTCCACaggagacagaggaagaagaTGCACAATCACCTGCAGCAGAACATGTGTGCAGATCACCCTAACCGGAACCTAGCGAACGGACCCAATCACCCAGGACCTGGTCCTGAGGAGATACCCATGGTAGATGTGAGTGGCACACATCCATTGATTCCCTTACTGACTTTTCTGTCAtcgatgaatgaatgaatgaatgaatgaatggaagGGTGAATGGGTTGTTTTCGTCTGAGTTTCATAGGACACATTCTTTTACTTTCCTTTAGTGGAGCATGAGTACTCTCTTGAAGGATAGCGATGTCACAGGTTAACTTCCAACAGTAACTAAACCTCTCCTTTCAGAACACACACATGGTCAATCAGTGGCGTTTCAAATATGTCAGGACAGATTTAGCAACAGTCTTTGTGATAGTAGTGTGCGTAAAGTTCAACATGATGATGGGCAGTTACAGAATTCCCCTCCATACCATCTCTCCAACACTTTCCTCTGTGTGTTTTAGTACATCTCTAAGAATGTGCCTGCAACGGAGCGAGTCATAGGGCATGTACCAGAGGACTCGTTCCCCGGCAGCCATGCGTCTTCCAGATCTCACAACTCCTCTACCCATGCCCATTCATCCACTCACAGGTAACCCCTCAACATCCCCCTCACTACACACATCACAGGTACATTTTTTGACACACAGAAaaatacacactgaactacacaTCGAACCATATCCTGGTTGAACCCTATGTTTTGGTCCTCTCTTGTCTCAGACACGAGGAGCGGACATGGAGCCTGGAACGGACTGACAGTGTCCTCTCAGACTCACCAGGCATGATGTCGTCCTCCGTGGGGACCAGTAGGTGCAACAGTCCTGCGTGCATGGAGGCCAGGGCCAGGCGTGCCGCACACTGTGGCTCTACTGTGCCCCACCGGCCGGGCCTGCAGTATGAAGACTCGTTCGATTCGCTGGGGGACTCTCCACACAGCGACAGGTGGGAAGGGAACAGGCCCCTCTCTGTGGTTATGGCACTGGGGCATATTCTAGTGCCCACCTTAGGAGGCCTCGTTTTACAGCTGGCTCTCTATCGGCCCCTGGAGGCCAGCGAGGGCACTTTGAAAGAGTCAATGGCAAATACTACTCTACCATAGCCAGACATGATGAGATAGGCCTACTGTAGGCAGTGTTGGAAAAAtaacccaactgtcatacttgagtaaaagtaaaagatacagcaatacaaaattactcaagtaaaagtgaaagtcacccattaaaatacttttacttgagtaaaagtctaaaagtatttggttttaaatatacttaagtatccaaagtaaatgtaatttctaaaatatacttaaaagtaaaagtataaataatttcaaattccttatattaagcaaaccagccaGAAcgattttctgttttttttaatttacagatagccagggggacactccagcactcagacataatttacaattgAAGCATTTGCGTTTAGTGAATCCACCGGATCATAGGGCAGTAGGGAAGACAAGGGAGTTTCTCTTTAagagtgtgaattggacaattttcctgtcctgatgGGGCATTCAAATTGTAACTAGTACGTTTgggtatcagggaaaatgtatggagtagaaagtacattattttctttagaaacgtagtgaaggaaaagtaaaagttgtcaaaaatagtaaatagtaaagtaaagtacagataccacaaaaaactacttatgtagtactttaaagtatttttacttaagtgttTCACACAACTAACTGTAGGACAGGCAAGTCTTAAAATGTATACTGTTCTTGTGTCATGTTCTGATAAAAGAAGGATAAGGTGGGTATATACAAGTTATGTTATATATCCAGTTGCTGTTTTAAGGTTAAAAGTATTTTGAGGGTAAAATCCGTCAGTAGAGAGCCCACAGCCAgctgtatttctcaagtgaaGAATCTGCTGTGTCAAgcttaatgtactgtactgtactccccTAAATCTGTATGGCAGCTAAACAGGAGTGTGGATACCGTAAGGACTTCATTAAGACAAGGAGAGTAGAACAGAATATCGGATCTTTGTGGTGGAGCACTAGCTAGCAGATctctggggtggtgtgtttgtcaaCTCTACTGCGATCTCCTCCCTGGGTTGCTGTATGCCTAAAGAATGAGCACCGATGTTATTGTAGGGACACATCTTCATCTTCACCGGAGGTTTAGAGAAGTGTACATAACTTCTATTTAGTCATTTTAGCTGGAAACCAATGACAACACACATTTCTCATTTAAAGATGCACCATGCTGAAATGGCCATTTCCTGGtatgctaaaattctaatagttcacttaatttcagtttatgtgacataaCAATCAAGTATAGTGTAGtaaagaatcattgtaccatctaaaccactgtgaaatatattttccatcaccaaaaatattgtattttcagctgtttgaagctggtgtacaaaacccgaAAGATtcaagaacgggaagcatagaaatgacGTACATAGAACCTATTTACCGCTTCTTAGATTTGCTATaattacatttctatgtgaatttggtgagGTCACCCAAAAAGGTGCATATTGCAGATTTAATATTTTTGTTTTAGAGTGTTTGAGTTAGTGAGAGTGAGCTCATCTATAAATGGCTACCGTAGGCTATAATGAACATTTGACTGAACAGTAGCGCCAGGCAGCATCGCAGTGCTACCATAACAGTATTAAAGTGGAACAGTGATTTACTTTATTTTAGATTTGCCTTTGGATCTTTCAGATGCTTTTTCCTAAAGGGGGTACTATGTTTTTCCCTAGTGCCATAGAACATatgaaggtagagggactgtactgTAAACATACAGCAGCACCTCAAAActcagcacaacacacacacttatgtTTTCCCTAGATATAGCCCTCAGTAAGGCTAAAGGTCACATTAACCATTAAACACATTCAATAACATAACAAAGATgtagaaaactgactgaatgcAAGCAGGATTTCACAAACACCATCCACACACAACTGACAAACCTGCACACTAACTCAATAATATCTCTTACTGCTGTTTGTGGATGGTGGGTCCCTGTCCCACATCATTCTGTTAGACATCTAACTGGGCTGCTGCTGTTTGgcctggtcctctctctccctgtccttctcctccccGCTCCCTGCTCCCCACCCTACCTTCATCCTCACTACAGGTATGTGTCAGCCCTGACAACGCCGGCCCGCCTCTCTCCAGTGGACTTCTTTTACTCGCTGCCCCCGCAGGTGCCTACCTTCCAGATCACCTCCCCCAACACCAGCCAGGCCATGTCCCTGCCACCCGCCGCCCACACCCCCTACCCCCTGGAGGACGACCACCCTCTGCTGCGGCGCTACCAGGTGCCACTGCACGACGTCCAGCGCCAGGAGCCCTACCGGCAGCAGCGCCGCACCTACCTGAACGACAGCACGGGCAGCCTGGCCTCTAGTCCCTACAGGCTGGCTGAGGAAGAAGACTACGAGACCACACAGGAGTACCTCTCCTCCCGTGAACAACCAAAGAAAAGTGGGACCGGCAATGGTGGTGTTGGGGGTCGGCGCTTGCGGAGGTCCAGACTGAACGGCTACGTAGCGCCGAGAGGATACGAGGCGTCACGGGACTACGGCTCTCGCAGCTGCCTGACGGACAGTGAGTCGGAGGAGGGCGAGAGCACGCCCTTCCTCAGTATGCAGAATATGAACGCGGAGCCCTCCACCATCTGCAGGCCGGCCAACAGTCGGACTTCTCAGTCACACTCTTCGGGGCGGCACGATGCACGCGGGACtgtacagaccagacagacacactcacGGTCCAAACCGGACAATGTACCCCattaaagaaagaagatgagctaCCAACGAAAATCAATATAGTATAAACCTGCACCTTtacaaaatatttttattttatataactGACAGATATTCTAAACAAATgaaatatttattttcatttttagcAAAAGTTGTCTACTAGTTAACAGCAAAGACTTTTTTATAGGGAAAACTCTATTTATATGTACATTTTGATTTACAGTATAAAAAGACGTGCCAATTTTTTCACAACTTCAAAAATTGAGTAATATTGTGGTGCCTTTTGCTGTATGCCGATGGCAGAGGGCCAGTGGAAGTTTTTGTAGCCTTTCTTATATGGACATCATTTTTTATACACGTTTcctcttttgttttcttttttgggctttgttttttttcttttcagGCTGCGTTCTTCTGGGAGTCTAGCCCCATTTGAACATTACCCTTCCCCTTCCACATCATGCAATATAAACCACTTAATCATAAGGTGTATGTTTACATGAATATAATTCACCTATAGGGTTTATCATTTTGGTACTCTCCAGTAGAAAATCTGATCAATGCAACGCAGGTCCTTGCTCTCTGAGTGGggaggagtgtttgtgtgtgtaagtgtgtgtgtgtgggagggggggatTTAGtgtacagctgtgcttgtgtgtgtgtgagtgttagaTGTCCTAATGTGTTGTTGTACCAACCAACTGGTTGCTCTATTGGGCGCCAAAGCAACTGTATCAGTAGAGGAAAACTGTAGGTGCACAGTGAAGATCAGCCTGGGTTCCAGGGTTCGCTGCTGTTGGGTAAAGAGTTCTTTTGGGTAAAGAGTTCTGTTGGGTAGAGAGTTCTGTTGGGTAGAGAGTTCTGTTGGGTAGAAGGTTCTGCATGTCATTGCTTGATGTGTGTTTACAGCTGCCCCACCTTTGTTTCCTGGCCCCCTCCTTGTACCAACAGGGTAAGGTTTGTCTCCTGGCTCCTTACTGGTCCCACCAGGGTAAGGTTTGTCTCATGGTAGCCTCCTTGTCCCAACAGGGTAAGGTTTGTCTCATGGTAGCCTCCTTGTCCCAACAGGGTAACGGTTTGTCTCATGGTAGCCTCCTTGTCCCAACAGGGTAACGGTTTGTCTCATGGTAGCCTCCAACGTCCTGGCTGTCTGTGATTCTGAATAAGAAATGTCGTTGGCCAGTGTCTCAGTTGGTCTGGAGATATCCCTGCCATCAGTGATAGTGGCTCAATACAAAGAGACAAAATTCAAAGCAAGAACATCCCATGAATGTATCTCTTTCCCATCACCCATACCTCATCATCCTCCTCACCTGTCCATTGTGTACCTGTGGCCAAAGTAAAGGTTCGCACAGCATCTCAGGACTTCCACCCACCCCTctgccccctcttcccctctctctctctccctctccctccaccaacATATTTCCCTAAGACTAAGGTCCCCCCACGGACATAAAGAACACACCCACCATGGTACGCCTCTGAGCACTCCCATCTaaagagaaggaaaggagagtGGAATCTCagtggagaacagaacagaatagaacagaatagaatagaatagagcagAACATACTAAACCAATACAAGAGAAATAGCTGTGAAACTTTGGAGGATCATAAAATGCCAAAATATGCAAACTTTCTATTTTGCTTTGTTTGATGA
It encodes:
- the nrg2a gene encoding neuregulin 2a isoform X1; translation: MRLDSVHLSMLVIGVSFACYSPSLNSLQDQAYNSAVVIEGKVQSAPLNDSAEAYRVNVKVLDLWPRNSGGLEREQLVTVGEFGSEALCTTVIKNHKYIFFMDPTDEPLVFKASYAPLDTSGNNLKKDVGRILCENCANAPKLKRLRNLMVDEGSRLTVKCEATGNPSPTYKWFKDGSELKKSREVKIKSSQKNSRVQISRAKLEDSGNYTCVAENLLGNSNSTSTVHVQSITTTPSPGSGHARRCNDSEKAYCVNGGDCYFINGINQFSCKCPNDFTGDRCQNYVMASFYQHLGIEFMEAEELYQKRVLTITGICVALLVVGIVCVVAYCKTKRQRKKMHNHLQQNMCADHPNRNLANGPNHPGPGPEEIPMVDYISKNVPATERVIGHVPEDSFPGSHASSRSHNSSTHAHSSTHRHEERTWSLERTDSVLSDSPGMMSSSVGTSRCNSPACMEARARRAAHCGSTVPHRPGLQYEDSFDSLGDSPHSDRYVSALTTPARLSPVDFFYSLPPQVPTFQITSPNTSQAMSLPPAAHTPYPLEDDHPLLRRYQVPLHDVQRQEPYRQQRRTYLNDSTGSLASSPYRLAEEEDYETTQEYLSSREQPKKSGTGNGGVGGRRLRRSRLNGYVAPRGYEASRDYGSRSCLTDSESEEGESTPFLSMQNMNAEPSTICRPANSRTSQSHSSGRHDARGTVQTRQTHSRSKPDNVPH
- the nrg2a gene encoding neuregulin 2a isoform X2; amino-acid sequence: MRLDSVHLSMLVIGVSFACYSPSLNSLQDQAYNSAVVIEGKVQSAPLNDSAEAYRVNVKVLDLWPRNSGGLEREQLVTVGEFGSEALCTTVIKNHKYIFFMDPTDEPLVFKASYAPLDTSGNNLKKDVGRILCENCANAPKLKRLRNLMVDEGSRLTVKCEATGNPSPTYKWFKDGSELKKSREVKIKSSQKNSRVQISRAKLEDSGNYTCVAENLLGNSNSTSTVHVQSITTTPSPGSGHARRCNDSEKAYCVNGGDCYFINGINQFSCKCPDEFFGQRCLQTEPLRLRMPNPYKKAEELYQKRVLTITGICVALLVVGIVCVVAYCKTKRQRKKMHNHLQQNMCADHPNRNLANGPNHPGPGPEEIPMVDYISKNVPATERVIGHVPEDSFPGSHASSRSHNSSTHAHSSTHRHEERTWSLERTDSVLSDSPGMMSSSVGTSRCNSPACMEARARRAAHCGSTVPHRPGLQYEDSFDSLGDSPHSDRYVSALTTPARLSPVDFFYSLPPQVPTFQITSPNTSQAMSLPPAAHTPYPLEDDHPLLRRYQVPLHDVQRQEPYRQQRRTYLNDSTGSLASSPYRLAEEEDYETTQEYLSSREQPKKSGTGNGGVGGRRLRRSRLNGYVAPRGYEASRDYGSRSCLTDSESEEGESTPFLSMQNMNAEPSTICRPANSRTSQSHSSGRHDARGTVQTRQTHSRSKPDNVPH
- the nrg2a gene encoding neuregulin 2a isoform X3, which translates into the protein MSEGRKKEKKGRKSGGKRARKEERERKEKELIDPTTANAPKLKRLRNLMVDEGSRLTVKCEATGNPSPTYKWFKDGSELKKSREVKIKSSQKNSRVQISRAKLEDSGNYTCVAENLLGNSNSTSTVHVQSITTTPSPGSGHARRCNDSEKAYCVNGGDCYFINGINQFSCKCPNDFTGDRCQNYVMASFYQHLGIEFMEAEELYQKRVLTITGICVALLVVGIVCVVAYCKTKRQRKKMHNHLQQNMCADHPNRNLANGPNHPGPGPEEIPMVDYISKNVPATERVIGHVPEDSFPGSHASSRSHNSSTHAHSSTHRHEERTWSLERTDSVLSDSPGMMSSSVGTSRCNSPACMEARARRAAHCGSTVPHRPGLQYEDSFDSLGDSPHSDRYVSALTTPARLSPVDFFYSLPPQVPTFQITSPNTSQAMSLPPAAHTPYPLEDDHPLLRRYQVPLHDVQRQEPYRQQRRTYLNDSTGSLASSPYRLAEEEDYETTQEYLSSREQPKKSGTGNGGVGGRRLRRSRLNGYVAPRGYEASRDYGSRSCLTDSESEEGESTPFLSMQNMNAEPSTICRPANSRTSQSHSSGRHDARGTVQTRQTHSRSKPDNVPH